TAATGAGATAGCACAGGTGTTATATTACAGCAATGAGTTTGAATTTATTACTGCAAGATGAATGAGTTCTCATTTTAAGAGGTAAAATTTTTGGCTTTTGTAAGTTAATCAGTTATactgacttagcacgcatgaacTGATTTTTCAATACCCACTTGAGAACACTTTACTCTCTGAAGTTGTATCTGTACTTACTAATCACAGTGGAGAAATTGGGCAGATGCTATCCAGCAGTAATGTAGCAAATAaccttgagtgaaagtcgctcagtcgtatctgactcttagtgaccccatggactatacagtccatggagttctccaggccagaatactcaagtaggtggccatttccttctctaggggatcatcccaacccaggaatcgaacccaggtctcccgtattgcaggcggattcttgaccagatgagccaccagggaagccagcaaaTAACGTTAGTTGAATTAATCTAAGTTTCAATCATCTATGtagtgtatgtgctgtgctgttcttagtcactcagtagtgtctgattctctgagacccccatgtactgtagcccaccaggctcctctgtccatggggattctccaggcaagaatactggggttgccataccctgctccagggcatcttcctagcccagagatcaaacccaggtctcccatattgcaggtggattctttaccacctgagccaccagggaagcccgagaagactggagtgggtagcctatcccttttccaggggatcttccttaccacagaatcaaaccagtgtctcctgctttgcaggtagattctttaccagctgagctactgtgAAAGCCCACTTAGTGTATAAATAGGCTTAATTCAAGTGATAATGATTCCTCATTTTTTCACCCATAAGACCAGAAAATTACATAGTCTTTCAATGATATTTAAACTTGGTATTTAGCCAATAAGTATTATACTATAAAATTCACTAACTTTAAGATGCTTTGAGGACTTACTGTTTGTAAATATCTTGGAAAAACTTCCTTTATTAATTGTTTGGAAGACTTAAGCTTAGAGGCAACCAGAGGCTTTAGACAAAGTTGGAAATATAAAGTCAAAGAACTTGCAGATGAGTTTCAAGCTGGCAACTTGCTGGGTGAAACTGAGTACACTTCTTATCTAACCTGGAAACTTATTCAGCAGTATATTATGTTGAAGCTAatattatttgttctattttacTCCAATGTAACATCATGACATTAGGAAATAATCAGATTTCTTTGAATGTGTGTAGCTTAATTATGTCCTAGATATTAAACATGTAACATTTTGCATAGAGATTATATTGACGTTTCAAACTAATTGAAACATTTAGTTCTTAattataaatgttaaatgaaCATAATACATTTATAATAGCTGATttcatttataactttaaatttcctttccatttcttctttgtccTATTAAGAAAATTgtgtttctccttttaaaaatgtgatcttGTTTTATTGAGAGAAACTGTAAACTTTGTAATTAACTAGGTATCTCATTTATACTTCACCTTTCTGAAAGTAGGAAAGTAATGTGCTATCCACCCATATCCAAGAGACTTGACTTCATTGTAAGtattctttaatttcatttatagcGTACTGTATAGTTActgcgagaaggcaatggcaccccactccagtactcttgcctggaaaatcccatggatggaggagcctggtaggctgcagtccatggggtcgctaagagttgggcacgactgagcgacttcactttcacttttcactttcatgcattggagaaggaaatggcagcccactccagtgttcttgcctggagaattccagggacggcggagcctggtggattgccatctatggggtcgcacagagtcggacacgactgaagcgacttagcagtagcagcagcatatagttaCTGAAGGAATGGACTGGATTCAAACTACCAAGATGAGAGTCACATCTTGATTTTACCACTTGCTGTGCAAACTTAGCTGTTATATTGCTAAAgtcagtttcatcatctatacatgagataaaaatacatattattttatataaattaaaatagaactatacagaaaattatTAACCCAAGGCCTGCCAtttagtaaatattcaataaatgttaactattatataaagagaaaaagatacaCATTATTTGAAGCAGGTTTTCCAGTGTTACTACTGAAAACAATGTTTAGCATACAGAATattcattatataaataaataaacttttctactctaaaatttatataaaaataaaagtatatactttttttactctaagttaaaaaaaattagtccaAAACCAtcttgaaaataatttgtttattttgataATAACCTCTGTGTATTAAGAACAAGGAAgccatccaattaaaaatttctttaatgtAATGCTTCATCGCAGGTTCATTACCATAGGAGCTACCTTATCTCATGGATTCCCTGTGGCAGAGGAACGATACTACAGTGGCAGGGTTCATGTTACTGGGCTTAACAAATGATCCAGTCCTTCGAATCATCCTCTTCATGATCATCCTCTGTATCTACCTGGTGACCATATGTGGGAATCTCAGCACAATCATTCTTATCAGAATCTCTTCTCAGTTCCATCATCCCATGTACTTTTTTTTGAGCCACTTGGCCTTTGCTGACATAGGCTATTCATCTTCTGTTACACCCAATATGCTTGTAAACTTCCTGGTAGAGACAAATACCATCTCCTATCCTGGATGTGCAGTCCAGCTTGGTTCCGTTGTTTTCTTTGGGTCATCTGAGTGCTTTCTTTTGGCTGCCATGGCGTATGATCGCTTTGTGGCAATTTGCAGCCCGCTACTATATTCTACCAAAATGTCCACACACGTTTATGTTCAGTTACTCACAGTGGCTTATGTAGCTGGTTTTCTCAATGCTTGCTCTTTTACtatttgcttctattttttaCTCTTCTGTGGACCAAATCGAGTCAATCATTTTTTCTGCGATTTTGCTCCTTTGGTTGAACTCTCCTGTTCTGACATCAGTATCCCTGCAGCTGTCCCCTCATTTACGGCTGGCTCCATCATTGTGGTCACAGTGACTGTCATAGCTGTATCCTACATCTACATCCTCATCACCATCCTGAGGATGCACTCCACCGAGGGGCGCCAcaaggccttctccacctgcacGTCCCACCTCACAGCAGTCGCTCTGTTCTATGGGACCATCACGTTCATTTACGTGATGCCCAAGTCCAGCTACTCAACTGACCAGAACAAGGTGGTGTCTGTGTTCTACATGGTGGTgatccccatgctgaaccccctcATCTATAGCCTCAGGAACAATGAGATTAAGGGGGCTCTGAAGAGAGAGCTTTGTTAAAAAACTTCTCACTTCCTGCTCTGTGCATCCATCCTCCTAAGTTTTTTAATCATTCTTAGGATCATTACTCTGAACTCTTTTTTGGGTAGATTGCCTATcttcaccggagaaggcaatggcaccccactccagtactcttgcctgggaaatcccatggatggaggagcctggtaggctgcagtccatgggtcatgaagagtcggacacgactgagcgacttcactttcacttttcactttcatgcattggagaaggaaatggcaacccactccagtgttcttgcctggagaatcccagggacgggggagcctggtgggctgccgtctatggggtcgcacagagttggacacgacttaagcgacttagcagcagcagcagcagccta
This sequence is a window from Bubalus kerabau isolate K-KA32 ecotype Philippines breed swamp buffalo chromosome 15, PCC_UOA_SB_1v2, whole genome shotgun sequence. Protein-coding genes within it:
- the LOC129628114 gene encoding olfactory receptor 478-like yields the protein MDSLWQRNDTTVAGFMLLGLTNDPVLRIILFMIILCIYLVTICGNLSTIILIRISSQFHHPMYFFLSHLAFADIGYSSSVTPNMLVNFLVETNTISYPGCAVQLGSVVFFGSSECFLLAAMAYDRFVAICSPLLYSTKMSTHVYVQLLTVAYVAGFLNACSFTICFYFLLFCGPNRVNHFFCDFAPLVELSCSDISIPAAVPSFTAGSIIVVTVTVIAVSYIYILITILRMHSTEGRHKAFSTCTSHLTAVALFYGTITFIYVMPKSSYSTDQNKVVSVFYMVVIPMLNPLIYSLRNNEIKGALKRELC